The following proteins come from a genomic window of Maribacter sp. HTCC2170:
- a CDS encoding efflux RND transporter periplasmic adaptor subunit, translated as MDIKIEKKKGLKPKHYAYIAGAILLLFVLYKLVMSTSVSTFRAEKDKLSLGEITQGKFDDYITINGNVAPIATIYMDAYEGGRVNEKLIEEGAMVKKGDIILKLENMNLYEQILASESNLALKQNDLRSTKLTFDSRQVEGRRSLATASTDLQRLKRNFEQNQALYNEELISKETYLLSKENYELSQKQHDIVKMQTVNDDELRKTSLTGLDADLARMKKTLGMVYERLDHLNVRAPADGQLGFLDAEIGQNIGQGERIGQINVLTDFKIEADIDEHYIDRVKRDLNATFERNGQEYELRLRKVYPEVRSGRFKVDLVFTGDKPENIRAGQSYNIKLQLGESSDALLLPKGSFFQSTGGQWIFVVNQNGGEALRRDIRIGKQNSRYYEVLEGLEPGEQVITSNYASFGEAEKIVLK; from the coding sequence ATGGATATAAAAATAGAAAAGAAAAAGGGATTGAAACCAAAGCATTACGCATATATAGCTGGTGCGATACTATTGCTTTTTGTTCTTTATAAGTTGGTAATGAGCACGTCTGTTTCAACTTTTAGAGCAGAGAAAGACAAGCTGTCATTAGGGGAGATTACCCAAGGAAAATTTGATGACTATATTACAATAAACGGTAATGTTGCTCCAATAGCTACTATTTATATGGATGCCTACGAAGGTGGGCGTGTCAATGAAAAATTGATTGAGGAAGGTGCGATGGTTAAAAAGGGAGATATTATTTTGAAACTCGAGAATATGAATCTTTACGAGCAAATTTTAGCGAGTGAAAGTAACCTGGCCTTAAAGCAGAATGACCTTAGATCAACCAAATTAACTTTTGATTCTCGTCAAGTAGAAGGAAGGCGGTCTTTGGCTACTGCTAGTACAGATTTACAGCGATTAAAAAGAAATTTTGAACAAAATCAGGCATTATATAATGAGGAGTTGATTTCAAAAGAGACTTATTTATTGTCAAAAGAAAACTATGAACTTTCACAAAAGCAGCATGACATTGTAAAAATGCAAACTGTTAATGATGATGAGCTGCGCAAGACCTCATTAACTGGATTGGATGCCGATTTGGCTAGAATGAAGAAAACTTTGGGTATGGTGTATGAAAGATTGGACCATTTGAACGTTCGTGCCCCAGCCGATGGTCAACTTGGATTTTTAGATGCCGAAATAGGTCAGAATATTGGTCAAGGAGAAAGAATTGGCCAAATAAATGTTTTGACAGATTTTAAAATTGAAGCGGATATTGATGAGCACTATATCGACAGGGTTAAGCGAGATTTAAATGCAACTTTTGAACGAAATGGGCAAGAGTATGAATTAAGGTTACGAAAAGTATATCCTGAGGTTCGCAGTGGTAGATTCAAGGTTGATTTGGTATTTACAGGAGATAAACCTGAGAATATAAGAGCTGGTCAGAGCTATAATATAAAACTGCAATTGGGAGAATCTTCAGATGCCTTGCTATTACCAAAAGGTAGTTTCTTCCAAAGTACAGGTGGCCAGTGGATTTTTGTGGTTAATCAAAATGGCGGGGAAGCTTTGCGAAGAGATATTCGTATAGGTAAGCAAAACTCAAGGTACTATGAGGTACTTGAGGGTCTTGAACCAGGAGAACAAGTAATTACCAGTAATTATGCAAGTTTTGGTGAAGCAGAAAAAATAGTCTTAAAATAA
- a CDS encoding ABC transporter ATP-binding protein produces MITIQNLKKSFRTEEVETLALNNVNLNVAEGEFVAIMGPSGCGKSTLLNIVGMLDNPTEGSYNFAGNEVGGLKESQRTQLRKGNLGFVFQSFNLIDELTVYENVELPLIYLKMSKSERKEKVMKVLERMKIAHRAKHFPQQLSGGQQQRVAISRAVVTNPKLILADEPTGNLDSKNGIEVMNLLTELNQEGTTIVMVTHSDRDSHYAHRVVNLFDGQIVTESQNREIGALI; encoded by the coding sequence ATGATAACGATTCAAAATTTAAAAAAGAGCTTTAGAACGGAAGAGGTAGAAACCTTGGCACTGAATAATGTCAACCTAAATGTAGCAGAAGGCGAATTTGTGGCCATTATGGGACCCTCAGGATGTGGTAAGTCGACGCTTTTGAACATTGTTGGTATGCTAGATAACCCAACTGAAGGTAGCTACAACTTTGCGGGTAATGAAGTTGGTGGACTAAAGGAAAGTCAACGTACTCAACTGCGAAAAGGTAATCTGGGTTTTGTTTTTCAAAGTTTCAATTTAATTGACGAGTTAACGGTATATGAGAACGTGGAACTACCCCTTATATATCTTAAAATGAGTAAGAGTGAACGAAAAGAAAAAGTGATGAAAGTACTTGAGCGAATGAAAATAGCTCACCGCGCAAAACACTTTCCACAACAATTGTCTGGTGGTCAGCAGCAAAGAGTTGCTATTTCTAGGGCGGTTGTTACTAACCCAAAACTGATTTTAGCCGATGAGCCAACGGGTAATTTGGATTCTAAAAATGGAATAGAGGTAATGAATCTTCTTACTGAATTAAATCAGGAAGGTACAACCATTGTTATGGTAACTCACTCGGACAGGGATTCTCATTATGCGCATAGAGTGGTTAATTTATTTGATGGTCAAATTGTGACCGAAAGTCAGAATAGAGAAATTGGGGCATTGATTTAA
- a CDS encoding ABC transporter permease produces the protein MFRNYLKIAWRNLWKNKVYSALNIFGLAIGITCASLILLWVEDELSFDSTFEKQDQVYYLPTNQQYEGEWSTFFQATPGPLAKVLKDEIPEIIGSARTKQESLLFEVGENSISKYGRFADPDFLKMFSLSFVEGNLENAFNDYNGIVISKKAATHLYGENESALGKVVQVNNDTNYTITGVFEDLPTNVTYVFDWVAPFERFSAGKEWMKEYGNKFSDTFVELSSEADFESVNSKVKKILPAKTEDDETYAFLHSMKDWHLRSNFEGGKKVGGQIVYVRLFALIAIIILFIACINFMNLSTARSEKRASEVGVRKVLGSGKRGLISQFMAEAMITATLATLVSVLLLVVILPQFNSLIDKQIVLHLFAPVHLLSLVAITIICGLIAGWYPAFYLSSFKPVQVLKGSSRKQGSAPLIRKGLVATQFIISIVFIISTIIVYQQVQYVKSRDLGYDRDNLIKVPVNGDIIKNFSPIEQDMLASGMIENIGLNNSEILSGGNNTSGLEWQGGTDTEDILVSVRYVSPKFLETAGMEIVEGRKFSSNAVADSTNILVTESFAKLMGKGSAVGKKVISGGGYTVIGVVKDYLYGDMYGSSDPVIFFNYNRNARFMYARAKTGEDLGKTLVAMESVLKQHNPAFPFEYEFVDDAFNARFKSEKLIGSLSQLFALLAILISCLGLFGLAAFTAEQRRKEIGVRKVLGSSVTGIVQLLSKDFMQLVLVAILVASPIAWWMMKNWLESFAYRIHIKWEVFAIAGIIAMVIALLTVSFQALKAALANPVESLRTE, from the coding sequence GTGTTTAGAAACTATTTGAAAATCGCTTGGCGAAACCTCTGGAAGAATAAAGTCTACAGTGCACTAAATATATTTGGATTGGCCATCGGGATTACCTGTGCCAGCCTAATATTACTTTGGGTGGAGGACGAGTTAAGTTTTGATAGTACTTTCGAAAAGCAAGATCAAGTATATTATCTTCCCACAAACCAGCAGTATGAAGGTGAGTGGAGTACATTTTTTCAAGCAACCCCAGGTCCTCTGGCCAAAGTTCTAAAAGATGAAATTCCAGAAATTATTGGAAGTGCCCGAACAAAACAAGAAAGCCTTCTGTTTGAGGTAGGTGAAAACTCAATAAGTAAATATGGGCGATTTGCAGATCCAGATTTTCTAAAAATGTTTAGCCTTTCTTTTGTTGAAGGAAACTTGGAAAATGCCTTTAACGATTATAATGGCATTGTTATTTCAAAAAAAGCAGCTACTCATCTTTATGGAGAAAATGAATCTGCTTTGGGCAAAGTTGTCCAGGTCAATAATGATACTAATTATACAATTACTGGGGTTTTTGAGGACTTGCCAACAAATGTGACCTATGTTTTTGATTGGGTTGCTCCTTTTGAAAGGTTTTCAGCAGGCAAAGAATGGATGAAGGAATATGGGAATAAATTTTCGGACACTTTTGTTGAACTTTCTTCGGAGGCTGACTTTGAATCGGTCAATTCCAAGGTGAAGAAAATACTTCCGGCAAAGACTGAAGATGATGAAACTTACGCATTTCTGCATTCGATGAAAGATTGGCACCTAAGATCTAATTTTGAAGGAGGAAAAAAAGTAGGTGGACAAATCGTTTATGTGCGCTTATTTGCACTAATCGCAATAATCATCCTCTTTATTGCATGTATCAATTTCATGAATCTTTCGACCGCTAGAAGCGAAAAAAGAGCTAGTGAAGTAGGTGTGCGTAAAGTATTGGGTTCTGGGAAGAGGGGATTGATTTCTCAATTTATGGCCGAAGCGATGATTACAGCGACTTTGGCAACTTTAGTAAGCGTACTTCTATTGGTTGTGATTCTTCCACAGTTTAATTCGTTGATTGATAAACAAATCGTCCTTCATTTATTTGCCCCAGTTCATTTACTGTCTTTGGTTGCCATCACAATAATCTGTGGTCTTATTGCTGGCTGGTATCCTGCGTTTTATTTGTCTTCTTTCAAACCTGTTCAAGTACTTAAAGGTTCAAGCCGCAAGCAAGGTAGTGCCCCCTTAATACGTAAAGGTCTAGTAGCTACTCAATTCATTATATCCATAGTATTTATAATTAGCACAATTATAGTATATCAACAAGTACAATATGTAAAAAGCCGAGATTTAGGATACGATAGGGACAATCTCATTAAAGTGCCTGTCAATGGTGATATAATCAAAAATTTTAGTCCTATTGAACAGGATATGCTTGCTTCAGGGATGATTGAAAATATTGGATTGAACAACTCAGAAATTTTATCAGGAGGTAATAATACATCAGGATTGGAATGGCAAGGTGGTACCGATACAGAAGATATTCTTGTTTCTGTTCGATATGTGAGCCCAAAGTTTTTGGAAACTGCGGGGATGGAGATCGTTGAGGGTCGAAAGTTTAGTTCTAATGCAGTCGCCGATAGCACGAATATTTTGGTTACAGAAAGTTTTGCTAAACTTATGGGTAAAGGCTCAGCGGTTGGCAAGAAAGTAATCAGCGGAGGTGGATATACTGTTATTGGGGTCGTCAAGGACTATTTGTATGGAGATATGTACGGCTCAAGCGACCCAGTAATATTCTTTAATTATAACCGTAATGCAAGATTCATGTATGCCAGAGCCAAGACCGGAGAAGATTTAGGGAAAACTCTCGTAGCTATGGAAAGCGTTCTTAAACAACACAATCCCGCTTTTCCTTTTGAATATGAATTTGTTGATGATGCATTCAACGCTAGGTTCAAAAGTGAAAAGCTCATCGGTAGCCTTTCACAACTTTTTGCATTGTTGGCTATATTGATTTCGTGTTTAGGCTTGTTTGGGCTTGCAGCGTTTACAGCAGAACAACGCCGAAAAGAAATAGGAGTACGAAAGGTTCTGGGATCCAGTGTTACGGGCATTGTTCAACTATTATCCAAAGATTTTATGCAGTTGGTGCTTGTTGCCATATTGGTCGCAAGTCCAATCGCTTGGTGGATGATGAAGAATTGGCTAGAGAGCTTTGCTTACCGTATTCACATTAAATGGGAAGTATTTGCAATTGCCGGAATTATTGCAATGGTCATTGCTTTACTGACCGTAAGTTTTCAGGCTTTGAAAGCAGCGTTGGCTAATCCTGTAGAAAGTCTAAGAACAGAATGA
- a CDS encoding ABC transporter permease, translating into MFKNHLKIAWRSLKKQPFFTFLNTFGLAIGIAGGILISLYIYDELSYDKMFADADRIHRIHADIKFGGEDRKFAVTPAPMAESAQNDFSEVELAMRFRTQGSMLVRKSDTEANIKEIQTTYVDSTFFKMFGLDLLVGDIKTALKSPNTLILTKSAAEKHFSVNEAVGQTLILDNDNSYTVTGVIEDFPKNSFLRDHTVFIAMSGYEDSRIVNWGSNNYQTYIKLIPNANINDIQEPLRGFLDKYVIPGVQQFMPGITKEQFEAAGNHLIYSTMPMTDIHLHSDRVAEISGNNDIQSIYILSFIAIFLLVLACVNFMNLSTAHSLKRAKEVGIRKTLGSKRGELIRQFLIESGLVSLASLLLAVVLAIILLPLFNDLADKDISMPYTNPFFWLLLLAAGIALGLFSGGYPAFFMSKFIPVKVLKGTSSNSIGGGKVRNALVIFQFAISVFLIVGTLVVYQQLDYIQNKDLGFSKDQVLIVNDAFTLGNKSTSFKEEVKKLSYVKDATLSSFFPTPSSRSDSTFAPEEGLTDQENALNMQRWGVDHDYVSTMNFEIIAGRDFNHDFKNDSTAIIVNESAVSVIGGSPEDAIGKRYTPDFSAENPEYFTIIGVVKDFHFSPFRADIESLSLHLSNRAYALAIKLESGEFTNAISGIEGIWNQIAPGQPFDYYFMEDSFNDTYQSEQRLGRIFFIFTALSILIACLGLFGLAAFNAEKRTKEIGIRKVLGASVGQISYKLSVDFLKLVGVAILVSLPLGWFAMNKWLEDFSYRIEIGIWVFVFAALLAIAISIITVSYQSIKAAIVNPIKSLRTE; encoded by the coding sequence ATGTTTAAAAATCATTTGAAAATAGCTTGGAGAAGTCTAAAAAAACAACCTTTTTTTACTTTTTTGAACACTTTTGGCCTCGCTATAGGAATAGCAGGCGGAATACTTATTTCATTATATATCTATGATGAATTAAGTTATGATAAAATGTTCGCTGACGCTGATCGGATTCACCGAATTCATGCCGATATTAAATTTGGTGGGGAAGATCGCAAATTTGCTGTTACTCCAGCTCCTATGGCCGAGTCAGCTCAAAATGATTTTTCTGAAGTAGAGTTGGCCATGCGATTTCGTACGCAGGGTAGTATGTTAGTTCGCAAATCGGATACTGAGGCAAATATTAAGGAAATACAGACCACATATGTAGATTCGACTTTCTTCAAAATGTTTGGGTTGGATTTATTGGTTGGTGATATTAAAACAGCCTTAAAATCTCCTAATACCTTGATTTTGACTAAATCTGCTGCTGAAAAGCATTTCAGTGTCAATGAGGCTGTTGGCCAAACTCTGATTTTAGATAATGATAATTCTTATACGGTAACAGGAGTTATTGAAGATTTTCCCAAAAATTCGTTTTTAAGAGATCATACAGTTTTTATTGCGATGTCGGGTTATGAAGATTCTCGTATAGTGAATTGGGGGAGTAATAATTATCAAACGTATATTAAGTTGATACCGAATGCAAATATTAATGATATACAGGAGCCATTACGGGGATTTTTGGACAAGTATGTAATTCCAGGGGTACAACAGTTTATGCCAGGAATTACAAAAGAACAGTTTGAGGCTGCAGGCAATCATTTAATCTATAGTACCATGCCAATGACTGATATTCATTTGCATTCGGATAGGGTTGCAGAAATAAGTGGGAACAATGACATCCAGAGTATCTATATTCTATCGTTCATTGCTATATTTTTACTGGTTTTGGCCTGCGTTAATTTTATGAACCTATCTACTGCGCATTCTCTTAAGAGGGCCAAGGAAGTTGGGATAAGAAAAACTTTAGGTTCTAAAAGGGGGGAACTGATCAGGCAGTTTCTGATAGAATCTGGTTTAGTCTCCTTGGCATCTTTGCTGCTGGCTGTGGTTTTGGCAATAATATTACTTCCATTGTTCAATGATTTGGCAGATAAGGATATATCAATGCCGTATACAAATCCGTTTTTCTGGTTGTTGCTTCTTGCTGCAGGTATTGCCCTTGGACTTTTTTCAGGGGGGTATCCCGCCTTTTTCATGTCAAAGTTTATTCCTGTAAAAGTTTTAAAAGGCACAAGTAGTAATAGTATTGGCGGAGGTAAAGTTAGAAACGCATTGGTGATTTTCCAATTTGCTATTTCCGTCTTTTTGATTGTCGGAACATTGGTGGTCTATCAACAATTGGATTATATTCAAAACAAAGACCTTGGTTTTTCAAAAGATCAGGTATTAATAGTGAACGATGCATTTACACTCGGTAATAAATCGACTTCATTTAAAGAAGAAGTTAAAAAACTAAGCTATGTTAAAGATGCTACCTTGAGTAGTTTTTTTCCAACACCATCTTCCAGGTCTGATTCAACCTTTGCACCGGAGGAAGGACTAACAGATCAGGAAAACGCTTTGAATATGCAACGTTGGGGTGTTGATCATGATTATGTGTCCACCATGAATTTTGAGATAATTGCCGGTAGGGATTTTAATCATGATTTTAAAAATGACTCCACTGCAATTATTGTAAACGAATCTGCGGTATCCGTTATTGGAGGATCGCCTGAAGATGCAATAGGTAAGCGTTACACTCCTGATTTTAGTGCGGAAAATCCGGAGTATTTTACCATAATCGGTGTGGTAAAGGATTTTCATTTTTCACCCTTTAGAGCTGATATTGAATCCTTGAGCTTACACTTAAGTAATCGCGCCTATGCTCTTGCCATCAAATTAGAATCAGGCGAATTTACAAATGCAATATCTGGAATTGAAGGTATTTGGAATCAAATAGCACCAGGGCAACCATTTGACTATTATTTTATGGAGGATTCATTTAATGATACGTATCAATCAGAACAGCGCTTGGGTAGAATATTTTTCATATTCACTGCCTTGTCTATATTAATTGCGTGTTTGGGTTTATTTGGCTTGGCCGCGTTTAATGCCGAAAAGCGTACCAAAGAAATTGGCATAAGAAAAGTTCTTGGGGCAAGTGTTGGGCAGATTTCATATAAACTATCGGTTGACTTTTTAAAATTGGTAGGTGTTGCTATTCTAGTTTCTCTTCCATTGGGCTGGTTTGCCATGAACAAATGGTTAGAGGATTTTTCATACCGTATTGAAATTGGTATTTGGGTCTTTGTTTTTGCAGCGTTATTAGCAATTGCCATTTCAATTATTACCGTTAGTTATCAAAGTATTAAAGCCGCAATAGTAAACCCCATAAAAAGTTTACGTACAGAATAA
- a CDS encoding ABC transporter permease: protein MFKNYLKIAWRSLKRQPFFTSLNVFGLAIGMAGGLLISLYIYDELSFDKMFTDANRIYRIDTDIKFGGAEMRASEAAAPMAAAMQSDFPQVEMTFRFRNSGSILLRKSDSETNTKELNATFADTNFFDFFGIDLLVGDSDTALKEPNTVILTKTAAEKHFGIQSALGQSLLLNNTDTYTVTGVIDDLPKNSLLRNHSVFMSMSGYPPAHENNWGSNNFVTFVKLISSANAADFEVPLQGMLEKYMLPWAQQFFPGITKETFLAAGNYLDYHTMPLTDIHLHSSRDQELSANSSMQNVYILSFIGLFLIVLACVNFMNLSTAYSLKRAKEVGVRKTLGSNKADLVRQFLIESGLISFISLLFALLVTIMALPFFNELSGKSVTVPITNPFFWGILLIATVLLALFSGSYPAFFMSKFVPVKVLKGSGDSSVGGGKIRNTLVVFQFAISVFLIVSTLVVFQQLNFIQNKDLGFAKEQVVLIEDVYAAGSQAQTFKEETQKLGLVQSATLSGFMPTPSSRSNSSYFKEGAREQENAIQIQTWNVDENYLATLNMELVEGRNFNKEFATDSTAAIINEATLKVLGVQPHEALGMRISDDIELETPQFFTIIGVVKDFHYESLREDIGALGLFYRESSGMMAVKLNAGDFSKAIADIEEVWSKLAPGQPFSYSFMDESFNSTYEAEHRLGKIFMIFTILSILIACLGLFGLAAFNAQKRTKEIGVRKVLGASVGQITYKLTVDFLRLVGVAILVSIPLGWYVMNKWLEDFSYRIEIGWGVFVFAAFLAIVVAVLTVSYQSIKAAIVNPVESLRTE from the coding sequence ATGTTTAAAAACTATCTAAAAATCGCATGGAGAAGCCTAAAAAGGCAACCTTTTTTCACTTCCCTAAATGTTTTTGGCCTCGCTATTGGTATGGCAGGCGGTTTGCTTATTTCATTATACATCTATGATGAATTAAGTTTTGATAAAATGTTTACAGATGCAAATCGAATATATAGAATAGATACTGATATTAAATTTGGAGGAGCTGAAATGAGAGCTTCAGAAGCCGCTGCTCCAATGGCTGCTGCAATGCAAAGTGATTTTCCACAAGTAGAAATGACCTTTAGGTTTCGTAATAGTGGAAGCATTCTGTTAAGGAAAAGTGACTCTGAAACAAATACAAAAGAATTGAATGCAACTTTTGCGGATACCAATTTTTTTGATTTTTTTGGAATTGACTTACTAGTTGGAGACTCAGATACAGCATTGAAAGAACCCAATACGGTGATATTGACCAAAACGGCGGCTGAGAAACATTTTGGAATACAGAGTGCATTGGGGCAAAGTTTGTTATTGAATAATACTGACACCTACACCGTAACTGGGGTTATTGATGATCTACCTAAAAATTCCTTATTAAGAAACCACTCTGTTTTTATGTCGATGTCTGGGTATCCTCCTGCTCATGAGAATAATTGGGGTAGTAATAATTTTGTAACGTTTGTTAAGTTGATATCCTCAGCAAATGCTGCAGATTTTGAGGTGCCGTTACAAGGTATGCTAGAAAAGTATATGCTCCCTTGGGCACAACAATTTTTTCCGGGTATCACAAAAGAAACATTCCTTGCAGCGGGTAATTATTTAGATTACCATACAATGCCCTTGACCGATATACATTTGCATTCCTCTCGTGATCAAGAATTGAGTGCCAATAGTAGCATGCAAAATGTTTACATATTATCGTTTATTGGACTTTTTCTTATAGTATTGGCCTGTGTAAATTTTATGAACTTATCCACGGCCTATTCGTTAAAAAGAGCAAAAGAGGTGGGTGTTCGAAAGACTTTGGGGTCTAATAAAGCAGATCTGGTACGTCAATTCTTGATTGAATCAGGACTCATTTCTTTCATCTCCTTGCTTTTTGCCTTGTTGGTCACTATTATGGCGTTACCGTTTTTCAATGAGCTTTCTGGCAAATCCGTTACCGTTCCGATTACCAATCCTTTTTTCTGGGGAATTTTACTTATTGCGACAGTTCTTTTAGCACTTTTCTCAGGAAGTTACCCTGCTTTTTTTATGTCGAAATTTGTTCCCGTTAAAGTACTTAAAGGAAGTGGTGATAGTAGTGTAGGTGGTGGTAAAATCAGGAACACATTAGTAGTTTTCCAGTTTGCCATATCGGTTTTTTTAATTGTTAGCACGTTGGTCGTTTTTCAGCAGTTGAATTTTATTCAAAATAAAGATTTAGGATTTGCCAAAGAACAAGTTGTTTTGATTGAAGATGTCTACGCCGCGGGAAGTCAAGCACAGACATTTAAGGAAGAAACTCAAAAGTTAGGCCTAGTGCAAAGCGCAACCTTAAGTGGCTTCATGCCCACGCCCTCCTCGCGCTCCAATAGTTCTTATTTTAAGGAAGGGGCAAGGGAACAAGAAAATGCAATTCAAATACAAACTTGGAATGTTGATGAGAATTATCTCGCAACATTGAATATGGAACTTGTTGAAGGGCGTAATTTCAACAAAGAGTTTGCCACGGATTCTACGGCGGCAATTATTAACGAGGCAACCTTGAAAGTTCTTGGTGTACAGCCCCATGAAGCTTTGGGGATGCGTATTTCAGACGATATTGAATTAGAAACTCCCCAATTCTTCACCATTATTGGTGTAGTTAAAGATTTTCATTACGAATCATTACGTGAAGATATTGGTGCCTTGGGACTCTTCTATAGAGAATCATCTGGAATGATGGCAGTGAAGTTAAATGCGGGTGATTTTTCGAAGGCAATTGCTGACATCGAAGAGGTGTGGAGCAAATTGGCCCCTGGTCAACCATTTAGTTATAGTTTCATGGACGAATCGTTCAATTCCACCTATGAGGCAGAACATCGCTTGGGCAAGATATTTATGATTTTCACCATACTTTCTATTTTGATAGCCTGCCTTGGTTTGTTCGGACTGGCTGCTTTTAACGCACAAAAGCGTACTAAAGAAATTGGTGTGAGAAAGGTTTTGGGAGCAAGTGTAGGTCAAATAACGTATAAACTTACCGTTGACTTTCTTAGGCTTGTTGGTGTTGCCATTCTCGTTTCTATACCCTTGGGCTGGTATGTCATGAACAAATGGTTGGAAGATTTTTCATACCGAATAGAAATTGGATGGGGAGTTTTTGTTTTTGCTGCATTTTTAGCAATAGTGGTAGCTGTACTGACCGTCAGTTATCAAAGTATTAAGGCAGCCATTGTAAATCCAGTTGAGAGTTTAAGAACCGAGTAA